In one window of Pseudodesulfovibrio sp. S3 DNA:
- a CDS encoding DUF493 family protein yields the protein MTDKIKQFKNVLDQHHQWPCPYVYKFIVPTENMDQLRALFPDEKIDTRKSRTGKYTSVSLESTMCSSDEVMAVYEKASQVPGLMSL from the coding sequence ATGACTGACAAAATAAAACAATTCAAGAATGTTCTGGATCAACATCACCAATGGCCCTGCCCTTATGTATATAAATTTATCGTCCCAACTGAAAACATGGATCAATTGAGGGCGCTTTTCCCCGACGAAAAAATCGATACCCGCAAATCAAGGACAGGCAAATATACAAGCGTAAGCCTCGAATCCACCATGTGTTCTTCCGATGAAGTAATGGCTGTTTATGAAAAAGCATCGCAGGTTCCTGGCCTTATGTCCCTTTAG
- the nifU gene encoding Fe-S cluster assembly protein NifU, whose protein sequence is MWEYTDKVKDHFLNPRNVGTIEDADGVGEVGSLACGDALTLYIKVDGKGIITDAKFQTFGCASAIASSSALTELLIGKPLEEAEKLTNKDIAEYLGGLPREKMHCSVMGQEALEQAIKNMRGEAPSKAEHSHEGELICECFGIFDEEILRAIKENDLQTVEDVTHFTKAGGGCGKCIDDLERLLAEAHGGTVCKTPSARPAFPAEGMTNIQRMHLIESVIDTDIRPKLQADGGNIQLVDIDRNSVLVKFMGMCSGCPSSQATLQNLVEATLKEKVDPELQVREG, encoded by the coding sequence ATGTGGGAATATACCGATAAAGTTAAAGATCATTTTCTGAATCCCCGTAACGTTGGCACCATCGAAGACGCCGATGGCGTGGGCGAGGTGGGTTCACTGGCCTGCGGAGATGCCCTGACATTATATATCAAAGTGGATGGCAAAGGCATTATCACCGATGCCAAATTCCAGACTTTCGGCTGCGCAAGCGCCATTGCCTCAAGCTCTGCCTTGACGGAGTTGCTGATCGGCAAGCCCCTTGAAGAGGCTGAGAAGCTGACCAACAAGGACATTGCCGAATATCTCGGTGGTCTGCCCCGCGAAAAAATGCACTGTTCCGTCATGGGCCAGGAAGCCCTTGAGCAAGCCATAAAAAACATGCGTGGTGAAGCCCCGTCCAAGGCGGAACATTCCCACGAGGGTGAACTCATCTGCGAATGCTTCGGCATTTTTGACGAAGAAATCCTGCGTGCCATCAAGGAAAACGACCTCCAGACCGTGGAGGACGTAACCCATTTCACCAAGGCTGGCGGTGGTTGCGGCAAGTGCATCGATGACCTGGAAAGACTCCTGGCAGAGGCCCACGGCGGGACCGTCTGCAAGACTCCTTCGGCCCGGCCCGCCTTCCCGGCAGAAGGCATGACCAACATCCAGCGTATGCATCTCATCGAATCCGTCATCGATACCGACATCCGCCCCAAACTTCAGGCTGACGGCGGCAATATCCAGTTGGTGGACATCGACCGGAACTCGGTTCTCGTCAAATTCATGGGCATGTGCTCGGGCTGCCCGTCCAGCCAGGCTACCTTGCAAAACCTGGTGGAAGCTACGCTCAAGGAAAAGGTCGACCCAGAACTGCAGGTCCGGGAGGGCTAA
- the nifS gene encoding cysteine desulfurase NifS: protein MKTIYLDNNATTQVDPVVFETMQPFFTELYGNPSSMHRFGGQVGAKLKEARASVAAILGCEPSEIIFTSCGSESDNTAIRSALNAQPDKRHIITSAVEHPAVLSFCKFLEKKEGYDVTYLGTDEYGRLNLEEYEAAFRPDTAIVSIMWANNETGNIYPIGKMAQTAKQNGVFFHTDAVQAVGKVPIDLKSVPVDMLSLSGHKLHAPKGVGALFVRKKLPFRPLLIGGHQEGSRRAGTENTTGIIALGKACELALAHMDEENTEVRRLRDKLETGLLNAIPDSILNGDRDNRLPNTSNISFGYVEGEAILLMMDQLGIAASSGSACTSGSLEPSHVLRAMGVPFTFAHGSIRFSLSRFNTEEEVDFVIETLPAIIKNLRKLSPFSAEKSAPACTKSFSE, encoded by the coding sequence ATGAAAACCATTTACCTGGACAATAACGCCACCACACAGGTGGACCCGGTCGTCTTTGAGACCATGCAACCATTTTTCACGGAGTTGTACGGCAACCCCTCCTCCATGCACCGCTTCGGCGGGCAGGTGGGCGCCAAACTGAAAGAGGCCCGTGCATCCGTTGCCGCCATTCTGGGCTGTGAACCAAGTGAAATCATCTTTACCTCCTGCGGCTCGGAATCGGACAATACGGCCATCAGATCCGCCCTGAACGCACAGCCGGACAAGAGGCACATCATCACCTCCGCCGTGGAGCACCCGGCCGTCTTGAGCTTTTGCAAATTCCTCGAAAAGAAAGAAGGATACGACGTCACGTATCTCGGCACCGACGAGTACGGTCGGCTCAATCTCGAAGAATACGAGGCAGCCTTCAGGCCTGACACTGCCATTGTCTCGATCATGTGGGCCAACAATGAGACCGGAAACATCTATCCCATTGGAAAAATGGCCCAAACAGCCAAACAAAACGGCGTATTTTTCCACACCGACGCGGTCCAGGCAGTGGGCAAGGTTCCCATTGACCTGAAAAGCGTTCCGGTTGACATGCTCTCCTTGTCCGGTCACAAACTGCACGCTCCCAAAGGCGTAGGCGCGTTGTTCGTCCGAAAGAAACTTCCTTTCCGCCCCCTGCTCATCGGCGGGCACCAGGAAGGAAGCCGCCGTGCGGGTACGGAAAACACCACGGGCATCATCGCCCTGGGCAAGGCGTGCGAACTGGCTCTGGCGCACATGGACGAGGAAAACACCGAGGTCCGCAGGCTGCGAGACAAATTGGAAACCGGACTGCTCAACGCCATTCCGGACAGCATCCTGAACGGCGACAGGGACAACCGGCTCCCCAACACGTCCAACATTTCCTTCGGCTATGTGGAAGGAGAAGCCATCCTCCTGATGATGGACCAGTTGGGCATCGCGGCCAGTTCAGGCTCCGCCTGTACCTCCGGCAGTCTGGAACCGTCGCACGTCCTGCGTGCCATGGGCGTTCCCTTCACCTTTGCTCACGGCTCCATCCGTTTCAGCCTGAGCAGATTCAATACCGAAGAGGAAGTGGATTTCGTCATTGAAACCCTGCCGGCCATCATCAAGAATCTGCGTAAACTCTCGCCCTTTTCGGCAGAAAAAAGCGCCCCGGCCTGCACCAAGAGCTTTTCGGAGTAA
- the cysK gene encoding cysteine synthase A, producing MRIANDMTELIGKTPMVRLNKLSQGLEATVVAKLEFNNPCASVKDRIARSMIETALKNGTITPDTVLVEPTSGNTGVGLAFVCAVKGLRLILTMPESMSMERRKLLKGFGANLVLTPAAEGMKGAIARAEQIVRETENAFMPMQFANPANPDAHRKTTALEIWDDTDGEVDIFVAGVGTGGTVTGVGEVLKDRKPGLRVVAVEPKDSPVLSGGKPGPHMIQGIGAGFVPDALNVDILDEIIQIDNETALETAKQMIRQEGILCGISSGANCAAAMELAKRKENAGKVIVFIVCDTGERYLSTPLFD from the coding sequence ATGAGAATAGCTAATGACATGACGGAGCTCATCGGGAAAACACCGATGGTTCGTCTGAACAAGCTCTCCCAGGGGCTTGAAGCCACTGTGGTGGCCAAACTGGAGTTCAACAACCCCTGTGCCTCGGTCAAGGATCGTATCGCCAGGAGCATGATCGAAACGGCCCTGAAAAACGGCACCATCACCCCGGACACGGTCTTGGTGGAACCGACCAGCGGCAACACCGGGGTCGGACTGGCCTTTGTCTGTGCGGTCAAGGGACTGCGTCTCATCCTGACCATGCCCGAAAGCATGAGCATGGAGCGACGCAAGCTGCTCAAGGGCTTTGGTGCCAACCTGGTTCTTACCCCTGCCGCTGAAGGCATGAAGGGGGCCATCGCCAGAGCCGAACAGATTGTTCGTGAAACGGAGAACGCGTTCATGCCCATGCAGTTTGCCAACCCGGCCAACCCAGACGCACACCGCAAGACCACGGCCCTTGAAATTTGGGACGACACGGACGGCGAAGTGGATATCTTTGTGGCAGGTGTTGGTACCGGCGGCACCGTCACCGGCGTAGGTGAAGTACTCAAGGACAGGAAACCCGGACTCCGGGTGGTGGCGGTGGAACCCAAAGACTCACCAGTCCTGTCCGGCGGAAAACCGGGACCGCACATGATCCAGGGCATCGGGGCAGGCTTTGTGCCCGACGCTCTGAACGTCGATATCTTAGATGAAATCATTCAAATCGACAATGAAACCGCCCTGGAAACCGCCAAGCAGATGATCCGGCAGGAAGGAATTCTATGCGGCATTTCCTCCGGTGCCAACTGCGCCGCAGCCATGGAACTGGCAAAACGCAAGGAAAACGCGGGCAAGGTGATCGTCTTCATCGTCTGCGACACCGGTGAACGCTATCTCAGCACCCCGCTCTTCGATTGA
- the epsC gene encoding serine O-acetyltransferase EpsC: MTDNDYTLADVVALLVESGDNGSTSHRYSEDAPMPSVETLSEIVESLRCVLFPGYFGPSEITPDTMPYYIGSTLDQMVRKLADQINRGYCFVCKATTTEQCKDCEQKAKRIAREFITKLPQIRHYLLADVEAAYNGDPAAKTHGETIFCYPSIRALTNHRIAHELYRLGVDIIPRIIGEMAHSDTGIDIHPGATIGKSFFIDHGTGTVIGETCIIGSNVRVYQGVTLGAKSFPKGDDERLIKGLPRHPIVEDDVIIYAGATILGRVTIGKEAVIGGNIWITRDVPPGAHIVQSRAVQQSFEQGGGI; encoded by the coding sequence ATGACAGATAATGATTACACCCTGGCTGACGTGGTGGCCCTGCTCGTGGAATCCGGCGACAACGGCTCGACTTCGCATCGGTATTCGGAAGATGCACCAATGCCGTCCGTGGAAACCCTGTCGGAAATAGTGGAAAGTCTTCGCTGCGTTCTTTTTCCGGGCTATTTCGGTCCTTCCGAGATCACCCCGGACACAATGCCCTACTACATTGGTTCCACCCTGGACCAGATGGTGCGCAAACTGGCCGATCAGATCAACCGAGGCTATTGCTTCGTCTGCAAAGCGACCACCACGGAACAGTGTAAGGACTGCGAACAGAAAGCCAAGCGCATAGCCCGTGAATTCATCACGAAACTGCCTCAAATCCGGCACTATCTCCTGGCGGATGTGGAGGCGGCCTACAACGGCGATCCCGCAGCCAAGACCCACGGAGAAACCATATTCTGCTACCCCTCCATCCGGGCGCTGACCAATCATCGAATCGCCCATGAACTCTATCGGCTCGGCGTGGACATCATCCCTCGGATCATCGGGGAAATGGCCCACTCCGATACGGGCATCGACATCCACCCGGGAGCGACCATAGGCAAAAGCTTTTTCATCGACCACGGCACAGGTACCGTGATCGGCGAAACCTGCATCATCGGAAGCAACGTCCGCGTCTACCAGGGCGTGACCCTGGGGGCAAAAAGCTTCCCCAAAGGGGATGATGAGCGGCTGATCAAGGGGCTGCCAAGACATCCCATCGTGGAGGATGATGTGATTATCTATGCAGGAGCGACAATCCTCGGGCGCGTCACCATCGGCAAAGAGGCTGTCATAGGCGGTAACATCTGGATCACTCGCGACGTCCCGCCAGGGGCGCACATCGTGCAATCCCGCGCCGTGCAACAGTCTTTCGAACAAGGTGGCGGCATCTAA
- a CDS encoding tetratricopeptide repeat protein, protein MGVHKRERELEDIKDQYIKKKSVILLVVLALLVGAFIGNAITMLYIGQNQQRADIESQPVQEGGVPHTADPVALASMENAAAADPTNADLWVKLGNFCFDHNLPARAVNAYERALELKPMLVDVWSDLGVMYRQTKQFEKAVDAFGHAASLDSKHVTSRFNMGIVYLHDLNDKASALKVWKELLALDPSAKTPTGQSLSVLVKELE, encoded by the coding sequence ATGGGAGTACATAAGAGAGAACGAGAATTGGAAGACATAAAAGATCAATATATCAAGAAAAAATCAGTCATTCTGTTGGTGGTCTTGGCCTTGTTGGTCGGTGCCTTCATCGGGAACGCCATAACCATGCTGTATATCGGACAGAATCAACAGCGAGCCGATATCGAATCGCAGCCGGTGCAGGAGGGCGGCGTGCCGCATACGGCTGATCCGGTCGCTTTGGCCAGTATGGAAAATGCGGCCGCAGCCGATCCGACCAATGCGGATTTATGGGTAAAGCTTGGCAATTTCTGTTTTGATCACAACTTGCCTGCCAGGGCGGTCAATGCCTATGAGCGCGCTCTGGAACTCAAGCCGATGCTGGTTGATGTCTGGTCTGATCTGGGCGTCATGTACAGGCAGACTAAGCAGTTCGAAAAGGCTGTCGATGCCTTTGGCCATGCCGCGTCCCTGGACAGCAAGCACGTTACCTCGAGGTTTAACATGGGTATCGTGTATCTGCATGATCTGAACGACAAGGCGTCTGCACTCAAGGTGTGGAAGGAGCTTTTGGCTTTGGACCCCAGCGCCAAGACGCCCACAGGACAGAGTCTTTCAGTTCTGGTGAAGGAGTTGGAGTAA
- the ileS gene encoding isoleucine--tRNA ligase has translation MSDYKKTLLLPQTKFPMKANLKQREPEMLKFWEQIKAYDMMIAAGNPEDRYVLHDGPPYANGHIHMGTALNKVLKDIVVKSRNMQGQKAEYVPGWDCHGLPIEHKVEQELKKKDKELDTLTIRKICRSYAAKWLDTQRSEFKRLGVFGVWDNPYMTMKPEYEAATARELGRFMERDGVVRGKKPIYWCCDCRTALAEAEVEYEDHSSPSIYVRFPMADQNFKKISEIDVSKLFILIWTTTPWTIPDNMGVAVHPDFDYVLVEAKGDFYILAEGLLEDCAGRFGWDAPRILTTFRGAELEGLKAKHPIYDRESAVVLADYVTLETGTGCVHTAPGHGREDFETGLKYGLEIYSPMNDRGEFTQEVEHFAGLNVWDANPKVIEKLTEIGNLMASEKISHSYPHCWRCKKPVIFRATTQWFIGMDENDLRQRALNAIRNDVQWVPSWGEERIYNMVENRPDWCISRQRNWGVPISALICEDCDETWFDAQWVYDICDKYAKHETGCDYWFEAPLEEIVPKGLTCAKCGGTHWKRETDILDVWFDSGTSYAAVVEQREETRFPADLYLEGSDQHRGWFHSSLLASVGTRDVPPYKTVLTHGYVVDAEGRKMSKSIGNVLAPQEIIDKFGAEILRMWVSASNYQEDIRISDETLNRLVDAYRRIRNTCRYLLSNLNDFNPTDRVAPADMLPLDRYALDMVSRRHATVQKAYGKFEFHKVYHTLHNLCVVDLSAFYLDIIKDRLYVEEQNGLKRRSAQTVLWQTLLMLLQDMAPVLSFTAEEAFQNLPDAIKGALPQSETVFALRFTPDQTNLDDTQRARWEKLALIRSEVNKAIEPKRKEGVIGKSLDAQVTLYATEDIRTLVSTEDIDPREFFIISNLVLDNAGNAPADAFQGEEMVNLKVSVKAATGKKCERCWRISEDLGSDPAHPDACPRCTAVLKKLD, from the coding sequence ATGAGCGACTATAAGAAAACTTTGCTCCTGCCCCAGACCAAATTCCCCATGAAGGCCAACCTCAAACAGCGCGAGCCCGAGATGCTCAAGTTTTGGGAACAAATCAAGGCCTATGACATGATGATCGCCGCCGGAAACCCCGAAGACCGGTACGTTCTGCATGACGGTCCTCCCTATGCCAACGGCCACATTCACATGGGCACGGCCCTGAACAAGGTTCTCAAGGATATCGTGGTCAAATCCCGGAACATGCAGGGACAGAAGGCCGAATACGTGCCCGGCTGGGACTGCCATGGCCTGCCTATTGAGCACAAAGTCGAACAGGAACTCAAGAAAAAGGACAAGGAACTCGACACCTTGACCATCCGCAAGATCTGCCGGTCCTACGCTGCGAAATGGCTGGACACCCAGCGCAGTGAATTCAAGCGGCTCGGCGTTTTCGGCGTGTGGGATAATCCCTACATGACCATGAAGCCCGAATATGAGGCGGCTACCGCCCGCGAATTGGGCCGATTCATGGAACGCGACGGCGTGGTACGCGGCAAGAAGCCCATCTACTGGTGCTGCGACTGCCGCACTGCCCTGGCCGAAGCCGAGGTGGAATACGAGGACCACAGCTCCCCGTCCATCTATGTCCGCTTCCCCATGGCTGACCAGAATTTCAAGAAAATAAGCGAGATCGACGTATCCAAACTGTTCATCCTCATCTGGACCACCACCCCCTGGACCATCCCGGATAACATGGGCGTGGCCGTTCATCCCGATTTCGACTACGTGCTGGTGGAGGCCAAGGGCGACTTCTACATACTGGCAGAAGGACTACTCGAGGATTGCGCCGGAAGGTTCGGATGGGATGCACCCAGGATTCTGACCACCTTCCGAGGTGCCGAACTTGAAGGGCTGAAGGCCAAACATCCTATATATGACCGCGAATCCGCCGTGGTTCTGGCCGATTACGTCACCCTGGAGACCGGCACCGGCTGTGTACACACCGCGCCCGGCCACGGTCGAGAAGATTTCGAAACCGGCCTCAAGTACGGCCTGGAAATCTATTCCCCCATGAACGATCGGGGCGAATTCACTCAGGAAGTGGAACACTTCGCCGGCCTGAACGTCTGGGACGCCAACCCCAAGGTCATCGAGAAACTGACCGAAATCGGCAACCTGATGGCCTCCGAAAAGATTTCCCATTCCTACCCGCATTGTTGGCGTTGCAAGAAACCGGTCATCTTCCGGGCCACGACCCAGTGGTTCATCGGCATGGACGAAAACGACCTGCGCCAACGGGCCTTGAACGCCATCCGCAACGATGTCCAGTGGGTCCCGTCCTGGGGCGAGGAGCGCATCTACAACATGGTCGAGAACCGGCCCGACTGGTGCATCTCCCGTCAACGCAACTGGGGCGTTCCCATCTCCGCGCTTATCTGCGAAGATTGCGACGAGACATGGTTCGATGCCCAGTGGGTCTATGACATCTGCGACAAATACGCCAAGCACGAAACCGGTTGCGACTATTGGTTCGAAGCTCCGCTCGAAGAAATCGTTCCCAAGGGACTGACCTGCGCCAAGTGCGGCGGTACTCACTGGAAACGCGAAACCGACATTCTGGACGTCTGGTTCGACTCGGGCACAAGCTATGCCGCCGTGGTGGAGCAGCGCGAAGAGACCCGTTTCCCGGCCGATCTCTACTTGGAAGGGTCCGACCAGCATCGAGGCTGGTTCCACTCTTCCCTGCTCGCCTCCGTGGGCACCCGCGACGTGCCGCCCTACAAGACCGTCCTGACACACGGTTACGTGGTGGACGCCGAAGGCCGCAAGATGTCCAAGTCCATCGGCAACGTCCTCGCGCCGCAGGAAATCATCGACAAATTCGGCGCCGAGATTCTGCGCATGTGGGTCTCTGCCTCCAACTACCAGGAAGACATCCGTATCTCAGATGAGACCCTGAATCGGCTCGTGGACGCCTACAGGCGCATTCGCAACACTTGCCGCTATCTCCTGTCCAACCTCAACGATTTCAACCCGACGGACAGGGTTGCACCGGCAGACATGCTGCCGCTGGACCGCTATGCCCTGGACATGGTTTCCAGACGCCATGCGACGGTTCAGAAAGCCTATGGGAAATTTGAATTCCACAAGGTTTACCACACCTTGCACAACCTGTGCGTGGTCGATCTGTCCGCCTTCTATCTGGATATCATCAAGGATCGGCTGTACGTGGAGGAACAAAACGGCCTCAAACGCCGTTCTGCACAGACCGTGTTGTGGCAGACCCTGCTCATGCTGCTTCAGGACATGGCCCCGGTCCTCTCTTTCACCGCCGAGGAAGCCTTCCAGAATCTGCCTGACGCCATCAAGGGGGCCCTTCCGCAAAGCGAAACGGTATTCGCCCTGCGCTTTACGCCCGATCAAACGAATCTGGATGACACGCAGCGCGCCCGCTGGGAAAAGCTGGCCCTGATTCGTTCCGAGGTGAACAAAGCCATTGAGCCCAAACGAAAGGAAGGCGTCATCGGCAAGTCCCTGGACGCTCAGGTGACACTCTACGCCACCGAGGATATCCGCACTCTGGTTTCCACCGAAGACATTGACCCGCGCGAGTTCTTCATCATTTCGAATCTTGTACTGGACAATGCGGGCAACGCGCCTGCGGACGCCTTCCAGGGTGAAGAAATGGTCAATCTCAAGGTGAGCGTGAAAGCTGCCACCGGCAAGAAATGCGAACGATGCTGGCGCATCTCGGAAGATCTGGGGTCAGACCCGGCTCATCCCGATGCCTGCCCGCGCTGCACGGCTGTCCTGAAAAAACTGGATTAG